The following coding sequences lie in one Mycobacterium sp. Z3061 genomic window:
- a CDS encoding class II aldolase/adducin family protein → MDGPRIRRGGLEVWAPSVVPPIGVKLSDEQALAVAFRHLASIGFAENMAGHITWQRDGQTDMLVNPWGLWWQELTASDICEVDADARVVRGRWDVTPAIHIHTELHRVREDARVVIHNHPYYVCVLAALGRLPELVHQTGSLFLDDMCLVEAYEGEIDTPSRAAELVAHIGSANLTVLANHGVIATGRNLPEAVYRAASIERVCRMAHDVLLTGIAPSEMKWSDMVGMRASLIERAADVYWAGAARMTIKADPDVLT, encoded by the coding sequence ATGGATGGTCCTCGAATACGGCGTGGCGGGCTGGAGGTGTGGGCGCCATCGGTGGTGCCACCGATCGGGGTGAAGCTGTCCGACGAGCAGGCGCTCGCCGTCGCCTTCCGCCATCTCGCCTCGATCGGTTTCGCCGAGAACATGGCCGGGCACATCACCTGGCAGCGGGACGGCCAGACCGACATGCTGGTCAACCCCTGGGGGCTCTGGTGGCAGGAGCTCACCGCGTCGGACATCTGCGAGGTGGACGCCGATGCCCGGGTCGTGCGTGGGCGCTGGGATGTCACGCCGGCGATCCACATCCACACCGAACTGCACCGCGTCCGCGAGGACGCCCGGGTGGTCATCCACAATCACCCCTACTACGTGTGTGTGCTGGCCGCGCTCGGCAGGCTGCCCGAGCTGGTGCATCAGACCGGGTCGCTGTTCCTGGATGACATGTGTCTGGTCGAAGCCTATGAGGGGGAGATCGATACCCCCTCGCGCGCAGCAGAACTGGTGGCCCATATCGGTAGTGCCAACCTGACGGTGCTGGCCAACCACGGCGTCATCGCCACCGGCCGCAACCTGCCCGAGGCCGTGTACCGGGCGGCGTCCATCGAACGGGTGTGCCGGATGGCCCACGACGTCCTGCTGACCGGTATCGCACCCTCGGAGATGAAGTGGTCGGACATGGTCGGCATGCGGGCCTCGCTGATCGAGCGCGCCGCGGACGTGTACTGGGCCGGTGCGGCGCGGATGACGATCAAAGCCGATCCCGATGTGCTCACCTAA
- a CDS encoding amidohydrolase family protein translates to MKSIDELAADLNFTTAKTGEQRTVTLLPDPPRAQRRYTVISVDDHIVEPPDTFTGRLPRKFADRAPTVVDTPEGGQTWVYDGQVLPNVGFNAVVGRPVSEYGFEPVRFDEMRRGAWDIHARVKDMDLNGIYSSLNFPSFLPGFAGQRLQQVTKDRDLALASVRAWNDWHLEAWAGPYPGRIIPCQLPWLLDPELGAKMIYENAERGFHAMTFSENPAMLGFPSIHSGHWEPMMAACAETGTVVNLHIGSSGSSPSTTADAPPDVQGVLFFAYAISAAVDWLYSGLPSRFPDLKICLSEGGIGWVAGLLDRLDHMLSYHEMYGTWRALGEKLTPAEVFKRNFWFCAVEDKSSFVQYERIGVDNIMLEADYPHCDSTWPHTQQTIHEEIGELPDDVIRKITWENASRLYQHPVPAEVQRDPDAF, encoded by the coding sequence ATGAAATCGATTGACGAGTTGGCCGCCGACCTCAACTTCACCACCGCCAAGACCGGCGAGCAGCGCACCGTCACGTTGCTGCCGGATCCGCCGAGAGCGCAGCGCCGTTACACCGTCATCTCGGTGGACGACCACATCGTCGAGCCGCCCGACACCTTCACCGGTCGTCTTCCGCGGAAGTTCGCCGACCGGGCACCCACCGTGGTGGACACCCCCGAAGGCGGACAGACCTGGGTGTACGACGGTCAGGTGCTGCCTAACGTCGGCTTCAACGCCGTGGTAGGCCGGCCGGTGTCAGAGTACGGTTTCGAACCGGTCCGATTCGACGAAATGCGCAGGGGCGCATGGGATATTCATGCGCGGGTCAAAGACATGGATCTCAACGGCATCTACTCCTCACTGAACTTCCCTTCGTTCCTGCCCGGATTCGCCGGTCAGCGGCTGCAGCAGGTGACCAAGGACCGGGACCTCGCGCTGGCTTCGGTGCGGGCATGGAACGACTGGCACCTGGAAGCATGGGCGGGGCCCTACCCCGGCCGGATAATTCCGTGTCAGTTGCCATGGCTGCTGGATCCCGAGTTGGGCGCCAAGATGATCTACGAGAACGCCGAGCGCGGTTTCCACGCAATGACTTTCAGCGAGAACCCGGCGATGCTGGGATTCCCGAGCATTCACTCGGGCCATTGGGAGCCGATGATGGCGGCGTGCGCCGAGACCGGCACCGTGGTGAATCTGCACATCGGTTCTTCGGGATCGTCGCCGTCGACGACCGCGGACGCGCCACCCGACGTGCAGGGCGTGCTGTTCTTCGCCTACGCGATCTCGGCCGCGGTGGACTGGCTGTACTCCGGGCTGCCGAGCAGATTCCCCGACCTCAAGATCTGCCTGTCCGAGGGCGGGATCGGTTGGGTAGCAGGGTTACTGGACCGCCTGGACCATATGCTGAGCTATCACGAGATGTACGGCACCTGGCGTGCGCTCGGTGAAAAACTCACTCCCGCGGAGGTTTTCAAACGCAACTTCTGGTTCTGCGCCGTGGAGGACAAATCGTCGTTCGTGCAGTATGAGCGCATCGGCGTGGACAACATCATGCTGGAAGCCGACTACCCGCACTGTGACTCGACCTGGCCGCACACCCAGCAGACCATCCACGAGGAGATCGGTGAACTGCCCGACGACGTGATCCGGAAGATCACCTGGGAGAACGCTTCTCGGCTCTACCAGCACCCGGTGCCCGCCGAGGTGCAGCGGGATCCCGACGCGTTCTAA
- a CDS encoding CBS domain-containing protein encodes MTAFSSVGNLPISTVTGDPVARVAADASLADAARALVTENVGAIVVGDDDSPGALVSERDVVRAVAAGMDLESVRAIDVASTKLVWCDADATIDEVATRMMDRYIRHILVERDGALLGIVSARDVLGVYCSEAELDLG; translated from the coding sequence GTGACTGCCTTTTCTTCCGTGGGGAACCTGCCGATTTCCACTGTGACCGGCGACCCGGTAGCGCGTGTCGCCGCCGACGCGAGCCTGGCCGACGCCGCGCGTGCGTTGGTGACCGAGAACGTCGGCGCGATAGTCGTCGGCGACGACGACAGTCCGGGCGCGTTGGTGAGCGAACGTGACGTCGTGCGCGCGGTGGCCGCGGGGATGGACCTCGAGTCCGTCCGGGCGATCGATGTGGCCAGCACCAAGTTGGTGTGGTGTGACGCTGACGCCACCATCGACGAAGTCGCCACCCGGATGATGGACCGCTACATCCGCCACATCCTGGTCGAACGCGACGGCGCGCTGCTCGGTATCGTCTCGGCCCGCGACGTTCTCGGGGTCTATTGTTCGGAAGCCGAACTCGACCTCGGTTAG
- a CDS encoding alpha/beta hydrolase: MSNQYPADAFTSRHAVDPRLRSIARFLPRGYGLHRGLRVPRALMGLAGVTGRERDVPVVAVDGNVTVRIHRPAELAPPAPALLWIHGGGTVMGSAAQEDRYCRKLSHMSGVAVVAVEHRLAPEHPYPAPLDDCYAALLWLRRQSWVDPDRIAVGGASAGGYFAAALAQRAHDREDVRPVFQMLVYPMLDDRTGAKPDGRKRIMWSERDNQLAWQWYLSGADPASAVPARRDDLSGLAPAWIGVGTLDLFYQECVSYAKRLRDAGVTVHEQIAPGAFHAFDLLAPNAPISLSFFASQCRHLRDALR; the protein is encoded by the coding sequence ATGAGTAACCAGTATCCGGCCGACGCGTTTACCTCTCGGCATGCGGTTGACCCGAGACTCCGTTCCATCGCCAGATTCCTGCCCCGGGGATACGGGCTGCACCGCGGCCTGAGGGTTCCCCGCGCCTTGATGGGGCTCGCCGGCGTGACCGGGCGCGAGCGCGACGTGCCGGTCGTCGCGGTCGATGGGAATGTCACCGTCCGGATACACCGGCCGGCCGAATTGGCGCCACCTGCCCCTGCGTTGCTGTGGATCCACGGCGGTGGAACCGTCATGGGTAGCGCGGCTCAGGAGGACCGGTACTGTCGCAAGCTGTCGCACATGTCGGGTGTGGCGGTGGTCGCGGTGGAGCACCGCCTGGCGCCGGAGCATCCCTATCCGGCTCCGCTGGACGACTGCTACGCGGCGCTGCTGTGGCTGCGGCGCCAATCGTGGGTGGATCCCGACCGAATCGCGGTCGGAGGTGCGAGCGCCGGCGGTTACTTCGCGGCCGCACTGGCGCAACGCGCCCATGACCGCGAAGACGTCCGCCCGGTTTTCCAAATGCTGGTCTACCCGATGCTCGATGACCGCACCGGCGCGAAACCCGATGGACGCAAACGGATTATGTGGAGCGAGCGGGACAATCAGCTGGCTTGGCAGTGGTATCTGTCCGGAGCGGACCCCGCATCCGCAGTACCGGCGCGGCGCGACGACCTGTCCGGCCTTGCTCCGGCCTGGATCGGGGTCGGAACGCTCGACCTGTTCTATCAGGAGTGCGTCTCTTACGCGAAACGCCTGCGCGACGCCGGGGTGACCGTTCATGAGCAAATCGCCCCTGGTGCATTCCATGCCTTCGACCTGCTCGCCCCGAATGCACCGATTTCGTTGTCGTTCTTCGCCAGTCAGTGCCGGCATCTGCGCGACGCGCTCAGGTGA
- a CDS encoding SDR family oxidoreductase, with protein sequence MPNRLTDKVALISGGARGMGASHVRALVAEGARVVFGDILDDEGNAVAAEVGEAARYVHLDVTDPDQWDAAVQTTLSEFGRLDILVNNAGIINIGTFEDYQLSEWQRILDINLTGVFLGIRAVVTPMKTAGRGSIINISSIEGLAGTIACHGYTATKFAVRGLTKSAALELGPSGIRVNSIHPGLIRTPMTEWVPEDIFQTALGRIAEPQEVSNLVIYLASDESSYSTGSEFVVDGGCVAGLGHKDFSVVDTAEQPEWVT encoded by the coding sequence ATGCCGAACCGATTGACCGACAAAGTCGCTTTGATCAGTGGCGGGGCCCGCGGCATGGGTGCGTCCCATGTTCGGGCTCTGGTCGCCGAAGGGGCGAGGGTGGTGTTCGGCGACATCCTCGACGACGAGGGCAATGCCGTCGCCGCAGAAGTCGGCGAGGCCGCACGTTACGTGCATCTGGACGTCACCGACCCGGACCAGTGGGACGCCGCGGTGCAGACCACCCTGTCCGAGTTCGGCCGCCTCGACATTCTGGTGAACAACGCCGGCATCATCAACATCGGAACCTTCGAGGACTACCAGCTTTCCGAATGGCAGCGGATCCTCGACATCAACCTCACCGGTGTCTTTCTCGGCATCCGGGCCGTGGTCACACCGATGAAGACCGCCGGCCGCGGGTCGATCATCAACATCTCCTCGATCGAGGGCCTGGCCGGCACGATTGCCTGCCACGGTTACACGGCAACGAAATTCGCGGTTCGGGGGCTGACCAAGTCGGCCGCGCTGGAGCTGGGTCCCAGCGGGATCCGGGTCAACTCCATCCATCCGGGCCTGATCAGGACACCGATGACCGAGTGGGTGCCCGAGGACATCTTCCAGACGGCGCTGGGCCGCATCGCCGAGCCTCAGGAAGTGTCGAACCTGGTCATCTACCTCGCCAGCGATGAGTCCAGCTACTCAACCGGTTCGGAGTTCGTGGTCGACGGTGGCTGCGTGGCCGGTCTGGGGCACAAAGACTTCTCCGTGGTCGACACCGCCGAGCAGCCGGAATGGGTCACCTGA
- a CDS encoding SDR family NAD(P)-dependent oxidoreductase yields MELSGKTVLLTGATGGLGRAIAKALAQRGARLIVSSRKAQELDELAASLSGSGHRTIVSDLAQLGAAAALLAEAGPIDVLVANAALPASGKLDSFTAEQVDRALRVNLEVPVQMTRELIPAFTARGSGHFVYISSISGKTATARASLYAATKFGLRGFALCLRDDLRPAGVGVSVVSPGAIGGAGMFADSGASAPPLIGTGTPEQVGAAVVTAIERNRGEVTVAPLRQRALARFAANAPEVASRLAGGVAAKTADQIAAGQIDKR; encoded by the coding sequence ATGGAGTTAAGCGGCAAGACTGTTCTGCTCACCGGCGCAACCGGCGGGCTGGGAAGAGCGATCGCCAAGGCGCTCGCACAGCGCGGAGCGCGGCTGATCGTCAGTTCGCGCAAGGCGCAGGAACTCGACGAGCTGGCGGCATCACTGTCGGGCAGCGGGCACCGGACGATTGTCAGCGATCTCGCGCAGCTCGGCGCCGCCGCGGCGCTGCTGGCCGAGGCGGGCCCCATCGACGTGCTGGTCGCCAACGCGGCGCTGCCGGCCTCGGGCAAGCTCGACAGCTTCACCGCCGAGCAGGTGGACCGGGCGCTGCGGGTCAATCTCGAGGTCCCGGTGCAGATGACCCGGGAGCTGATCCCGGCGTTCACCGCGCGAGGTTCGGGGCACTTCGTCTACATCTCGTCGATCTCCGGCAAGACCGCGACGGCACGCGCTTCGCTGTATGCGGCGACCAAGTTCGGCCTGCGCGGGTTCGCTCTGTGTCTGCGCGACGACCTGCGGCCGGCCGGTGTCGGCGTCTCAGTCGTCAGCCCGGGAGCCATCGGCGGCGCCGGGATGTTCGCCGACTCCGGGGCTTCGGCCCCTCCGCTCATCGGCACCGGAACACCCGAGCAGGTCGGGGCAGCGGTGGTGACCGCGATCGAGCGAAACCGCGGCGAGGTGACCGTTGCGCCGCTGCGGCAGCGGGCGCTGGCGCGCTTCGCGGCGAACGCTCCCGAAGTCGCCTCCCGCCTGGCCGGGGGCGTCGCGGCCAAGACGGCCGATCAGATCGCGGCCGGGCAGATCGACAAGCGCTGA
- a CDS encoding NYN domain-containing protein — MTDSSASGATRVAVYFDFDNIVISRYDQVHGRNTFQRDKAKGLDKEKLRAATVDLGAIMDFASSFGTLVLTRAYADWSAEVNAAYHGQLVGRAVDLVQLFPAAAYGKNGADIRLAVDAVEDMFRLPDLTHVVIVGGDSDYIALAQRCKRLGRYVVGIGVAGASSQSLAAACDEFVTYDALPGISPITASPPRKRARRASSGEPDDEPPAPDPQLAATALLERALRIGLEKDDVDWLHNSVVKAQMKRMNPSFSEKSLGFKSFSDFLRSRTDLVELDESTTTRMVRLKN; from the coding sequence ATGACCGACTCCAGCGCTTCCGGCGCGACCAGGGTGGCCGTGTACTTCGACTTCGACAACATCGTGATCTCGCGTTACGACCAGGTGCACGGCCGCAACACCTTCCAGCGGGACAAGGCCAAGGGCCTGGACAAGGAGAAACTGCGGGCAGCGACGGTCGACCTGGGCGCAATCATGGATTTCGCATCCTCTTTCGGCACGCTGGTGCTGACCCGCGCGTACGCCGACTGGTCGGCCGAGGTCAACGCGGCCTACCACGGTCAACTGGTCGGCCGCGCCGTCGACCTGGTGCAGTTGTTCCCGGCGGCCGCCTACGGCAAGAACGGCGCCGATATCCGGCTGGCCGTGGACGCGGTCGAGGACATGTTCCGGTTGCCCGATCTGACACATGTGGTGATCGTCGGCGGCGACTCGGACTACATCGCGTTGGCGCAGCGGTGTAAACGCCTGGGGCGCTACGTCGTCGGTATCGGCGTGGCAGGCGCGAGCAGCCAGTCGCTGGCCGCGGCCTGCGACGAATTCGTCACCTACGACGCGCTGCCCGGGATTTCGCCCATCACCGCCAGCCCGCCAAGGAAACGCGCACGCCGCGCGAGCTCCGGCGAACCGGACGACGAGCCGCCCGCTCCGGACCCACAGCTGGCGGCCACGGCCCTGCTCGAACGCGCGCTGCGGATCGGCCTGGAGAAGGACGACGTGGACTGGCTGCACAATTCGGTGGTCAAAGCGCAGATGAAGCGGATGAACCCGTCGTTCAGCGAGAAGTCGCTGGGGTTCAAGTCTTTCAGTGACTTCCTGCGCTCGCGCACCGATCTCGTCGAGCTCGACGAAAGCACCACCACGCGGATGGTGCGCCTGAAGAATTAG
- the fadD1 gene encoding fatty-acid--CoA ligase FadD1: MTETVQALLRRRLSDSAIAVKYGDLQWTWSQYLAHAGAQAAALLAAADRDRPMHIGSLLGNTPDMLTQMAAAGLGGYVLCGLNTTRRGEALAADIVRADCQVVVTDAEHRALLDGLNLPGIRIIDTSTSQWAALVADAGELVPHREVEMMDPFMMIFTSGTSGNPKAVRVAHLMPAFAGLNLAERFALTERDTCYVSMPLFHSNAVVAGWAPAVVSGASIVPAKFSASNFLSDVRRYQVTYMNYVGKPLAYILATPRREDDADNTLRVAFGNEANEKDIDEFARRFGVQVEDGFGSTENAVMVIREPGTPRGSIGKGAVGVAVYNSETVTECDVARFDEHGALINADDAVGELVNTTGSGLFTGYYNDPQANADRMRHGMYWSGDLAYKDSQGWIYLAGRTADWMRVDGENLAAAPIERILLRHKAINRVAVYAVADERVGDQIMAAVVLHQGNSFDPRSLESFLDAQPDLSPKARPRYVRVATDLPSTATHKVLKRQLIAQGTTVGADEELWVREERGTAYQIQSHAGR, from the coding sequence GTGACCGAAACTGTGCAGGCGCTGCTGCGCCGACGGCTGTCGGATTCCGCCATCGCCGTGAAATATGGCGATTTGCAGTGGACTTGGAGCCAGTACCTGGCGCACGCCGGCGCTCAGGCGGCGGCCCTGCTCGCGGCCGCCGACCGTGACCGTCCGATGCACATCGGATCGCTGTTGGGAAACACACCCGACATGCTGACCCAGATGGCGGCGGCGGGCCTGGGTGGGTATGTCCTGTGCGGGCTGAACACCACCCGGCGCGGCGAAGCGCTGGCCGCCGACATCGTGCGCGCAGACTGCCAGGTCGTGGTGACCGATGCGGAACACCGCGCGCTGCTGGACGGGTTGAACCTGCCCGGTATTCGGATCATTGACACCTCGACATCGCAATGGGCCGCCCTGGTCGCCGACGCCGGCGAACTCGTCCCCCATCGGGAGGTCGAGATGATGGACCCGTTCATGATGATCTTCACCTCCGGCACGAGCGGGAACCCCAAGGCGGTGCGGGTGGCACACCTGATGCCGGCTTTCGCCGGGCTCAACCTCGCCGAGCGGTTCGCCCTGACCGAGCGCGACACCTGCTATGTGTCGATGCCGCTGTTTCACTCAAACGCGGTCGTCGCCGGCTGGGCGCCGGCGGTGGTCTCCGGGGCATCGATCGTGCCGGCGAAGTTCTCGGCCAGCAATTTTCTCTCCGATGTCCGCCGGTATCAGGTCACCTATATGAATTACGTCGGCAAGCCGCTCGCCTACATCCTGGCCACGCCCCGGCGCGAGGACGACGCGGACAACACGCTGCGGGTGGCGTTCGGCAACGAGGCCAACGAGAAAGACATCGATGAGTTTGCGCGCCGCTTCGGCGTACAGGTCGAGGACGGCTTCGGCTCCACCGAGAACGCCGTCATGGTGATACGCGAACCAGGCACGCCGCGCGGCTCGATCGGCAAGGGGGCCGTCGGGGTTGCCGTCTACAACAGCGAGACAGTCACCGAGTGCGACGTCGCCCGGTTCGATGAGCACGGTGCGCTCATCAACGCCGACGACGCCGTCGGTGAACTGGTGAACACCACGGGATCGGGTCTGTTCACCGGTTACTACAACGACCCGCAGGCCAACGCCGACCGCATGCGGCACGGCATGTACTGGTCCGGCGATCTGGCATACAAGGACTCCCAGGGCTGGATCTATCTTGCCGGGCGTACTGCTGATTGGATGCGGGTCGACGGCGAAAACCTCGCGGCAGCTCCCATCGAGCGGATTCTCCTGCGCCACAAGGCAATCAACCGAGTTGCCGTATATGCCGTCGCCGACGAACGGGTGGGCGACCAGATCATGGCGGCTGTGGTCTTGCACCAGGGAAACTCATTCGACCCGCGATCGCTGGAGTCGTTCCTGGACGCGCAGCCGGACCTCTCCCCCAAGGCGCGACCTCGATACGTCCGGGTCGCCACGGATCTGCCCAGCACCGCAACGCACAAGGTGCTCAAGCGCCAGCTGATCGCCCAGGGAACTACCGTCGGGGCGGACGAGGAGCTGTGGGTGCGCGAGGAACGTGGCACCGCCTACCAGATCCAGTCTCACGCCGGCCGTTGA
- a CDS encoding TetR/AcrR family transcriptional regulator, which translates to MSGRVAPTRPAHGNQVRAERTRAQVIDVTVQIVLSEGIAAASGRHIADTAGVTWGVIQYHFGDRDGLLMAVVDQGFEELLDALNSLPAATADTTTHRKVEAAVTAAWRAMSSPTGRAATEILIGTRATRGEPTTNHIRRLGKTFNTLIAAIDRDLSPTQNAAIGELLLTTLRGMIANQLVMQRPVDTGRQRRLLVDIVSSYLDRAGASDS; encoded by the coding sequence ATGTCCGGACGAGTTGCTCCGACGCGGCCCGCCCACGGCAATCAGGTCCGCGCCGAGCGGACGCGCGCCCAGGTGATCGATGTGACGGTCCAGATTGTGCTCAGCGAAGGCATTGCCGCGGCCAGCGGCCGGCACATCGCGGACACAGCGGGGGTCACCTGGGGGGTGATCCAGTATCACTTCGGTGACCGCGACGGGCTGTTGATGGCAGTGGTGGACCAGGGGTTCGAGGAACTGCTGGACGCGCTGAATTCGCTGCCCGCGGCGACTGCCGACACCACGACGCACCGAAAGGTCGAGGCGGCCGTGACGGCGGCCTGGCGGGCGATGTCGAGCCCTACCGGGCGCGCGGCCACCGAAATCCTGATCGGCACCCGTGCCACCCGCGGCGAGCCCACCACCAACCACATCCGAAGACTCGGCAAGACGTTCAACACGCTGATCGCCGCTATCGACCGGGATCTGAGCCCGACCCAGAACGCCGCCATCGGTGAGCTGCTGCTGACCACACTGCGGGGCATGATCGCCAACCAGCTGGTGATGCAACGGCCGGTCGACACCGGCAGGCAGCGCCGGCTGCTCGTCGATATCGTCAGCAGCTACCTCGACCGGGCGGGAGCGTCGGATTCGTGA